One region of Wyeomyia smithii strain HCP4-BCI-WySm-NY-G18 chromosome 3, ASM2978416v1, whole genome shotgun sequence genomic DNA includes:
- the LOC129727600 gene encoding UPF0687 protein C20orf27 homolog, producing MEEGHHILDHHDHHDHHVHFDATVINDELHDNTIIYRVSPGGDTIMVHLGFLQIKHRYRIELNIPAYALQEVGLKDGTNVSFTVDESRHPNVNCRLLEFLSETITNKDGKKYYDVKVELFAHKEKLLREIIVLNGSNNETKLKLMLVARVLGRGKGTPMLRDGIHVIGVEDDADSELSDWQGFSKND from the coding sequence ATGGAAGAAGGTCATCACATTCTTGACCATCATGACCACCATGACCATCACGTTCATTTCGACGCAACAGTGATAAATGACGAGCTTCATGATAACACGATTATCTATCGGGTGTCACCCGGTGGTGATACAATTATGGTCCATTTAGGTTTTTTACAGATAAAGCATAGATATCGAATTGAATTGAACATCCCGGCATATGCGTTGCAAGAAGTAGGTTTAAAAGATGGAACGAATGTTAGTTTTACGGTTGATGAATCCAGACATCCAAATGTCAATTGCAGATTGCTCGAGTTTCTTAGTGAAACAATCACTAATAAAGATGGGAAGAAGTATTACGATGTTAAAGTAGAATTGTTTGCTCATAAAGAAAAACTTTTGAGGGAGATAATTGTACTGAACGGAAGCAATAATGAAACTAAATTAAAACTAATGCTAGTGGCTAGAGTTTTAGGACGTGGTAAAGGTACACCTATGCTAAGAGATGGAATACATGTAATTGGAGTAGAAGATGATGCGGATTCGGAACTTTCGGATTGGCAAGGATTTAGCAAAAATGATTAA